AAACTCTCATCCTCCCTCTGTCAAACCAGCTTCAACAATTGACAGAGGCTATTCAAAGTCTCAAGACACTGCCAAGCACTGCCCCCACAGTGCCTATCGAAAATAAACTGCTGCTGACCTTAAAGGAAGTCCAAGCCCTCACCGGCTTAAGCCGTGAAACCCTAAGAGAAGCGATCGCATCTAACCAACTTAAAGCGCAAATTGTCGGGAAAGCTTGGCGGGTTAAGCGCAAAGACCTAGAAGAGTATATTGAGAATTTATAACCCGACAGGGTTAAGTTTATCTGTCGGGTAAGTTGTCGGTTACTGTCGGGGTCGAGTTAAATTTATAAGTTTCTCGCATTTTGCGAGTGCCGCACCCCCTAAAATACAGTTAGTCCCCAAGCGACGGCCATCTCTTGGGGACTGTGAAAAAACTAAACAATTTAAGGATACATCATGAGTCAATCACCAATTAACGTTACTTATTCATTAGAGGAAGTCTTAAAGCAGATTAACCAAAAATTAGACAACCTCGACACTAAATTCACAGCCAAGATAGACAACCTACAGAAAGATGTTACAGACCTTAAAATCGGTCAAGCAAGATTAGAGGAAAAAGTGGATGGTCTGGGTAAGCGGCTAGATTTTCAAGAATTTATCAACAAAGGAGTTTTAGTCGGCTTGGTAGTGGCTATCCTTGGCGGCGCGGCTAAATTATTTGGTTGGGTAGGTAATCCTTAACTTTCGTTCTTCGGGTAGGCGTTCCCTACCCTTTAACTCAACAAAACTGCTTATTCTGTTGACTATTTTTAGTACCGATGAACTCAATTACCCGCGCGACATCTGACACAGAAATTATCATCCTCTGGCTTAATGGGAAGTCGAAAACAACCGTAATTAGTTACCAATGCCATGTTAAACAGTTTTTAGAGTTTGTTGGCAAGCCGTTAAGGGATGTTACTCTTGATGACTTATCTTTATGGGTTAACCGTCTTAATCTCACATATCAGCCGGTGACAGTGGCTAATAAGATTCTAACTGTTAAATCTCTGTTTAGTTTTGCTTGTCGGGTCGGTTATTTGACTGTCAATGTGGGAAGCTTCATCAAGTCCCCAAAACTTAAAGACACATTGGCCGAACGGATTTTAGACCCCTCTGAGGTTAAGCGTTTAATTAATGCTGCCCCCAATGAACGCGATAGCGTTCTGTTATCCCTAATGTACGGTTGTGGGCTACGGGTGAGCGAGGTTTGTGGGTTAAATTGGTCTGACCTTAAAAACGGTAAGGCGACAGTTTTCGGTAAGGGTGCTAAAACTCGTATTGTTATCATTCCTCCTAACCTCTGGGATAGATTGATGAAGTTGCCAAGAGACGGGGAAGCGGTTTTTATGAGTCGGAGGGGGAACCGGCTAGAACGGACTTATATTCACAAGATGATTAAAGAATGTTGTCATTTGTCAGGAGTTAGTGAAAAAGCTTCTAGTCATTGGTTGAGGCATTCCCACGCTTCTCATGCGGTTGAGGCGGGCTGTAATTTGAGACTGTTACAGCAATCATTGGGGCATTCCAAACTAGAAACAACCGAAAAATACCTACATATCAATCCTGATGAGGGGTCTAGCCAGTTTATCGATATTTGAGTAAATCTTGAACACCATTGCTTAATTTAAAATTATTAGTGTTTTTTAAAATGGGTTCGGGGTTTGAGTAGCAACTGCGAAAATAGATACAAGTTCGTAGTTAGGGCTTACTACAGACCTAGATTTTAATGCACATTTTTAGCTGTGTCAAACCACTACTTAGCTTCTTGCCAACCTTTAATTGCGCCAACAACAAAAGCACTTACAGGATGATTAATGGCTTTTTCAAATGCTTCAAGTCCTCCAGCTTTCAAAGCTGCTATAACCTTCTGTTTCAAAGATGGGTTAGTTTCAATCGTTTTAACTGCTTCTGCTGCTACCATCATTTGTCCTGAAGTAGTATCGATAGGATATGATGCTTCTAATTGTTGAAGAAGTTGCCTAATTTCTGCTGCTGCTTCAGCAAGGGTCTGCTTTTTTTCAGCAGCATATTGGCTGACTTGAATATTTTGGTTATCAATTGTATTATTCATTCCGCCAATAGCACTTCCTACGACTGTGCCTCCACCAGTCTGTACTGATATGCTACCGCCATATACTTGACTACCAAAACCCGCATTTTTTTTCTTAGACATTGCTTTTTGCTCC
This window of the Gloeothece citriformis PCC 7424 genome carries:
- a CDS encoding helix-turn-helix domain-containing protein; its protein translation is MTEAIQSLKTLPSTAPTVPIENKLLLTLKEVQALTGLSRETLREAIASNQLKAQIVGKAWRVKRKDLEEYIENL
- a CDS encoding tyrosine-type recombinase/integrase → MNSITRATSDTEIIILWLNGKSKTTVISYQCHVKQFLEFVGKPLRDVTLDDLSLWVNRLNLTYQPVTVANKILTVKSLFSFACRVGYLTVNVGSFIKSPKLKDTLAERILDPSEVKRLINAAPNERDSVLLSLMYGCGLRVSEVCGLNWSDLKNGKATVFGKGAKTRIVIIPPNLWDRLMKLPRDGEAVFMSRRGNRLERTYIHKMIKECCHLSGVSEKASSHWLRHSHASHAVEAGCNLRLLQQSLGHSKLETTEKYLHINPDEGSSQFIDI